Sequence from the Phosphitispora fastidiosa genome:
ATCGCCGTTATGCTTAGTTACATATTTGAAGTACTCATCCGGTTGTTCGAAAAGAGGGCGGCAGCCTGGAGACGGGAGATAGTATGAATTTAAGTATCAGTGGTCTTTATAAGAGTTTTCCTGGTGTAGACCTTTACCAAGATTTTCGAATCGAATTCAGAGAAGGCAGGATAACCGGAATCCTGGGCCCTTCTGGATGCGGCAAGACAACGCTGTTGAATATGATTACCGGAACGATCGCTCCTGATTCGGGAGAATTCCTCGGCCTTGCAGGGAAAAGGGTTTCCTGTATCTTTCAGGAACCAAGGCTGCTGCCCTGGAAGACGGTTAGTGAAAATGTGGAGTTTGTCTTAAAAGACCTTTTTCCCCAAAATGACAGGAGCAAAATTGTCTCGGGTCTGCTGAAAATGGTCAGCCTGGGGGACTTTGCCGGTCACTACCCGCGGGAGATCAGCAGCGGAATGAGACAAAGGGCAGCCGCGGCCCGGGCGTTTGCCTATCCTTCAGATATACTGGTTATGGACGAACCTTTTCGGGCCCTTGACCTGAAGCTTAAAAGGTCCCTGATTAACTCATTTCGGAAACTGTGGGACACTGACCGGAGGACAGTTGTGTTCGTTACCCATGATGTGGATGAAGCCCTTATGCTGTGTGATGAAATTTATATTTTTGGCGGACCCCCGGTTCGCATAATAAAAAAAATAGCAGTTACACTAAGTGATGGAGAATATTTCCCGGAAGACAGCTTGAGAGAAGCCATTAAGAATGAGATTTATCATTGTATGAAGGGGTGATATTATGATTTTACTATCTATACCGGGTTACCAGAATATTAACCTGGAGAATCTGGTGCTGGATTTTAACGGCACTCTGGCCTCTGATGGCAGGCTGTCCGGTAAGACCAGAGAATTGGTGAATGAAGCAGCCGGGTCGCTTAAAGTATATGTCCTGACAGCAGACACCTTTGGTTCAGCCGGGCGGGAGTGTGCCGGTCTGAAGGCTGAATTGGTGATGATTGACAAGGATGATGGCGGACCTGATAAAGAGGCCTTTATTGAAAAAATAGGGGCTGCGCATACGGCAGCATTCGGAAACGGAGTAAATGATGTACTGATGCTGGCCAAGGCAGCGTTGGGTGTTGTCGTTATGGGGCCCGAGGGCTGTGCGGGACAAGCCCTGGCAAGGGCAGATGTGGTAGTAAGGGATATCAATGAAGGGCTGGGACTGCTCCTCAATCCTGTCAGACTGGCTGCTACTCTGCGGAAATAGAGTTCAAAGGAGAAGAGGCTATGACAGTTACTAAAGGATTTGCCAGTGATAATAATGCGGGGGTCCATCCGCGGGTCATGGAGGCAATCACGGCAGCCAACAAGGGCCACGTGTTATCTTATGGTGATGACGAATACACCTTGCGGGCCCGGGAGAGGTTTGCTGATGTCTTTGGGAAAGAGGCAGAGGTTTTTTTCGTATATAACGGTACAGCTGCCAATGTCCTGGGACTGGAGGCAGCTGCAGAGTCCTTCAATGCAATTATCTGTTCTGATGCTGCCCACATAAATGTTGATGAGTGCGGCGCTCCCGAGAAGTTCACCGGCTGTAAACTGCTGCCTGTGCCCACGAAAGATGGGAAGTTAACAGTTGCCGGGATAAAGGCATATATGCACGGCTTTGGCAATCAACACCACACCCAGCCGCGGGTTATATCTGTTACTCAGGCCACGGAGTATGGCACTGTTTATACTTCGGAAGAAATACACCAGATTGCCGGTTTTGCCCATCAAAACGGTATGCTTGTGCATATGGACGGGGCCAGGCTGGCAAATGCGGCGGCAGGCCTCCGGACTGGGCTGATGGAGTTAACCGGGGATGCCGGTGTCGACGTGTTGTCATTTGGTGGGACCAAAAACGGGCTGATGTTTGGGGAAACGGTTGTTTTCTTTAATCGGGAACTGGCACGGGATTTCATATTTATCAGAAAACAGGGGATGCAGCTGGCCTCAAAGATGCGCTTTATTGCTGTACAGTTCGAAGCCCTGCTGACAAATGACCTTTGGTTAAGTAATGCCAGGCATGCAAATAAAATGGCACAGCTTCTTGCCGCGGAGCTGGGAAAAATCCCAGGGGTAAAGCTGACACAGCAGGTTGAAGTAAATGCTGTTTTTGCGGTCATTCCGGCGGAAGTAATTCCCAGGCTTCAGGAAAAGTACTATTTTTATGTGTGGGATGAGGGAAAGAATGAAGTTAGGCTGATGACTTCCTTTGATACGAGTGAAGAGGAAGTGCGCGGCTTTGCCGGGATGGTGCGGGAGACAATCAACTGCTTTGTTCCATCCAGCCAATCTGAATAATTCCCTTAATTACAGAGAGCGGTACAGAGGTACTGTTATAAATCTCCATAACGGTGGCATTGGGGTTGGCTTTGATAAACTCAGAAATTGTATCATAATATTGTTTTGCTCTGATCATGCAGCCTTGACAAAAAGGCTGACCGGTGACATGACCACAGATAATGCAATTATATTGTTGGCGCATCTGAATCCTCCGTTTAGAATTGCGGTATTTGACAATACATGATATATATTCTATAAAAGATAGAAATACCCTTCCGCTTTTGAGAACATTGTTGAGTTAAAAAATAATATGCGGTGTTTGGCATCAGATGAAAAAACGAGGGAATAGTTAACCCCTCGTTTTTTTGCGGTTCAAAATCTAATAGTAATACGGCTGGTTATAGTTTAAGTAGTCGTAATTACCACCACTTACCTGTTGTACTGTACCGCCTGCGCTCATTATAGATGTCATCAGGTTTTGTAATCCCATTGAACCTCCTAATAGAGGAACTCTTACAATAAGACTTATACCCTGCGGAGATGTCACCTCAAGTATGTTTAATAAGTTTATCACAGCACCTGCAGGAATATGCACCCTCAAAACAGTACCGGGAGGTGAAGGCATCATTCCATACGTTCCATCATAGGGATAGCAGTTCTGGACATTATTCATTGCCAGCTTCACTCCTTTCTGGTTCACGATACATTTTATGTAGTCCGGATTGGTTTGGTTACATAACAAGTTACAAATAATATTTTTTATGCCACACGGGAAAAGATATATTGGCATAAAATGTAATAAATG
This genomic interval carries:
- a CDS encoding HAD family hydrolase; translation: MILLSIPGYQNINLENLVLDFNGTLASDGRLSGKTRELVNEAAGSLKVYVLTADTFGSAGRECAGLKAELVMIDKDDGGPDKEAFIEKIGAAHTAAFGNGVNDVLMLAKAALGVVVMGPEGCAGQALARADVVVRDINEGLGLLLNPVRLAATLRK
- a CDS encoding ABC transporter ATP-binding protein, coding for MNLSISGLYKSFPGVDLYQDFRIEFREGRITGILGPSGCGKTTLLNMITGTIAPDSGEFLGLAGKRVSCIFQEPRLLPWKTVSENVEFVLKDLFPQNDRSKIVSGLLKMVSLGDFAGHYPREISSGMRQRAAAARAFAYPSDILVMDEPFRALDLKLKRSLINSFRKLWDTDRRTVVFVTHDVDEALMLCDEIYIFGGPPVRIIKKIAVTLSDGEYFPEDSLREAIKNEIYHCMKG
- a CDS encoding threonine aldolase family protein, with translation MTVTKGFASDNNAGVHPRVMEAITAANKGHVLSYGDDEYTLRARERFADVFGKEAEVFFVYNGTAANVLGLEAAAESFNAIICSDAAHINVDECGAPEKFTGCKLLPVPTKDGKLTVAGIKAYMHGFGNQHHTQPRVISVTQATEYGTVYTSEEIHQIAGFAHQNGMLVHMDGARLANAAAGLRTGLMELTGDAGVDVLSFGGTKNGLMFGETVVFFNRELARDFIFIRKQGMQLASKMRFIAVQFEALLTNDLWLSNARHANKMAQLLAAELGKIPGVKLTQQVEVNAVFAVIPAEVIPRLQEKYYFYVWDEGKNEVRLMTSFDTSEEEVRGFAGMVRETINCFVPSSQSE